A portion of the Sabethes cyaneus chromosome 3, idSabCyanKW18_F2, whole genome shotgun sequence genome contains these proteins:
- the LOC128740864 gene encoding uncharacterized protein LOC128740864 — MVWTRPSLPAIPVVWHTFQARDGDGDDDGDGRLVTYHVQDLTEDRYEDLVDHFLIHFSSEEPMSNASGLPVVSKDQDQSGVPLWNAIFKENMTLVCYKEGSNEIIGANILAVRDKENYLANEIKAGEQHYVILDILDYVSKQLNYSELYGIANRLVAYGLSVNKRYRRRGIATEILKARVPMCKALGIKLAAHSFSAPGSQRAAAKAGYRTDFEITYDDLAKLGSKYALPGIKSKYFKVMSFLIE; from the exons ATGGTTTGGACTAGACCGTCCCTACCGGCTATTCCCGTCGTTTGGCATACCTTCCAGGCTAGGGATGgcgatggcgacgacgacgGAGACGGTCGCCTTGTAACCTATCACGTCCAGGATCTGACCGAAGACCGATATGAAGATTTGGTCGATCATTTCCTGATTCATTTCTCAAGTGAAGAGCCGATGTCTAACGCTTCCGGTCTTCCGGTTGTCAGTAAAGATCAAGATCAAAGTGGTGTCCCACTATGGAACGCGATTTTCAAGGAAAACATGACTCTTGTTTGCTACAAGGAAGGATCGAACGAAATTATTGGGGCAAATATTCTCGCTGTGAGGGATAAGGAAAATTATTTAGCTAACGAG ATTAAAGCTGGCGAGCAACATTATGTGATACTGGACATTCTGGACTACGTTTCGAAGCAATTGAACTACTCCGAACTATATGGTATCGCAAATCGATTGGTTGCGTACGGCCTTTCCGTTAACAAGCGCTACCGAAGAAGAGGAATTGCGACGGAAATCCTAAAGGCCCGAGTGCCGATGTGCAAAGCGCTTGGAATCAAACTTGCCGCCCATTCGTTTTCGGCTCCCGGATCGCAGAGAGCCGCAGCCAAGGCCGGCTATCGAACGGACTTTGAAATAAC ATACGATGATCTTGCCAAATTGGGCTCGAAATATGCACTGCCAGGAATTAAatccaaatattttaaagttatgagttttttgATTGAATAA